GGCACTCGGAGGGCATGACGAACGGCCGGCGGTCCCTGCCCGGCTCGGCGACGCGGACCACCTTGGGGATCACGTCTCCCGAGCGCTCGACGACGACGCGGTCGCCGATCATGAGGCCGAGCTCGCGGATGTAGTCCTCGTTGTGGAGCGTGGCGTTGGTGACGGTGACGCCGCTGACCGTGACGGGGCGGAGGCGCGCCACGGGCGTGAGCGCGCCGGTGCGGCCCACCTGCACTTCGATGTTTTCGAGGACGGTTTCGGCCTGGCGGGGCGTGAACTTGAAGGCGATGGCCCAACGCGGGGCTTTGGCCGTCCAGCCGAGCCGCTGCTGCTGTTCGACGGAGTCGACCTTGGCGACGACGCCGTCGATTTCGCAGGGCAGAGAATCGCGCTTTTCTTCCCACTCGCGGCAGAAGGCGAGCAGATCCTCGACATCGCGGCAGAGGCGGCGTTCCGCGCCGACGCGGAAGCCGAGGCGGACGAGCATTTCGAGAGACTCCCAATGGCTCGGGAGGGCGGGCCGTCCGTCCACAAGCAGGAAGTAGGCGTGATATTCCAGCTGACGGGCGGCGGTGATGGAAGGATCGAGCACGCGCAGCGAGCCGGCGGCGGAGTTGCGCGGATTGGCGTACAGGGGCAGCCCCTGCGCTTCGCGCTCGGCGTTCAGCCGCTCGAAGGCGGCCTTGGTCATGATGACCTCTCCGCGCACTTCGAAGCGCGGCCAGGGGGCGTCGAGCGAGCGGAGGGGCACGGTGCGGATGGTGCGGGCGTTTTCGGTGACGTCTTCGCCTTCGGTTCCGTCGCCGCGGGTGACGGCCTGGCGCATGACGCCGTTTTCGTAGTGAACGGCCATGGAGAGGCCGTCGAGCTTGAGCTCGGCCACATAGGCGAATGGTTCGCCTTGCAGCAGTTCGCGCACGCGGCGGTCGAAGTCGCGCAGCTCGCCTTCGTTGAGGGCGTTGTCGAGGCTGAGCATGGGCGAAGAGTGGCGGACCTTGACGAAGCCCTCGCGGGGCGCGCCGCCGACGCGCTGGGTGGGCGAGTCCGGCGGCACGGGGATCTCGGGATGGGCCTGTTCGAGTTCGCGCAGGCGGCGCATCAGGCCGTCGAACTCGGCGTCGGTGATCTCGGGCCGGTCGAGAACGTAGTAGAGATACTCGTGGCGGCGGATCTCGGCGCGGAGTTGCTCGAGCTGTTCCTGAACTGTCACAGTTAATAGGGTATCCGCGTGACAAAACCGCGTGCAGCCGTGCTCGTGTACAACCCGGAAGCCGGGCGGATCCGGTCGGACCGCGGGCTGGTGGAGAAGCTGACGGCCGCACTGCGGGCCCATGTGCGCGAGGTGGAGGCCGTGGCGACGGAGGGGCCGCGGACGGCCGCGCGCACGGTGCGCGAGTGGATCGGCCGCGGGGCGGAGCTGGTGTGCGTGGCGGGCGGCGACGGCACGGTGAACGAAGCGGCCGAGGGACTGGCCGGCACGGGCGTGCCGCTGCTGGTGCTGCCGGCGGGCACGGCGAACGTGCTGAGCTGCGAGATCGGCACGGGGAACAACGCCCTGCGCGCGGCGGCGCGGCTGGGCGAGATGGAGCCGGCGAGCATCGCGCCCGGCATGCTGCGCAACGCTGACGGGGAGCGGCTGTTTCTCTGCATGGCCGGGGCGGGGCTGGATGCGCGGATCGTGCGGATGGTGAGCCCGGAGTGGAAGCGGCGGCTGGGCAAATTGAGCTACTGGGAGGGCGGGCTGGCGCAGCTGGGGCGGCGGCTGGAGGTGTTTGAAGCGGAAGTGGACGGGAGGCGCTTCGAGTGCAGCTTCGCGCTGATGGCGCGGGTAAGGAATTACGGCGGGGACCTGTGGATCGCGCGCCACGCCAATCCGCTGGAGGACCGGCTGGCGGTGGTGCTGTTTGAGGGGCGGAGCTCGCTGCGCTATCTGAAATACTTCGCCGGAGTGCTGCTGAACCGGCTGAAGGGGATGCGGGGCGTCGAAGTGCTCGACGCGGAGAGCGTGCGGATCCGGCCGCTCGAGGATCCGGTGATCGATCTGCAGGTGGACGGCGAACACGCGGGGTTCGCGCCGGCGGAAGCAGGGCTGAGCCGGGAGCGGATCGTGCTGCTGGTTCCGGCGCGCTACGCGGCCCGGATGCGGGCGCGGGCCGGAACGCAGGAGACCGGCGCGGCGGAGAACCTGCGCCGGGCGTGACGGGGACCGGGCGGCCCTTTACTGGCTGAGCTGCGCGAGCCTCTTCCGCAGGCCTGCGGATTTTTCAGGGAAACCGGGGAAGG
This DNA window, taken from Bryobacteraceae bacterium, encodes the following:
- the ligA gene encoding DNA ligase, giving the protein MTVQEQLEQLRAEIRRHEYLYYVLDRPEITDAEFDGLMRRLRELEQAHPEIPVPPDSPTQRVGGAPREGFVKVRHSSPMLSLDNALNEGELRDFDRRVRELLQGEPFAYVAELKLDGLSMAVHYENGVMRQAVTRGDGTEGEDVTENARTIRTVPLRSLDAPWPRFEVRGEVIMTKAAFERLNAEREAQGLPLYANPRNSAAGSLRVLDPSITAARQLEYHAYFLLVDGRPALPSHWESLEMLVRLGFRVGAERRLCRDVEDLLAFCREWEEKRDSLPCEIDGVVAKVDSVEQQQRLGWTAKAPRWAIAFKFTPRQAETVLENIEVQVGRTGALTPVARLRPVTVSGVTVTNATLHNEDYIRELGLMIGDRVVVERSGDVIPKVVRVAEPGRDRRPFVMPSECPVCGGPVFRAEGEAVVRCINSSCPARLKESILHYCSRGVMDIDGMGDAIVAQLMAAGKLRSIADLYSLTEADLAPLELEGEKARRRLGEKVAARIVRNIESTKQKPLSRLIAGLGIPFVGERTAQFLAASFASLDELMQADEERLMQVEEVGPKIASSVRRFFSEPHNRALVERLRRAGLNFQSTEKKVEGGPLAGMTFVLTGTLPTLTRDEATRLIEAAGGKVTGSVSRKTSVVVAGEEAGSKLDKARELGIPVWDEAELRRHLP
- a CDS encoding diacylglycerol kinase, encoding MLVYNPEAGRIRSDRGLVEKLTAALRAHVREVEAVATEGPRTAARTVREWIGRGAELVCVAGGDGTVNEAAEGLAGTGVPLLVLPAGTANVLSCEIGTGNNALRAAARLGEMEPASIAPGMLRNADGERLFLCMAGAGLDARIVRMVSPEWKRRLGKLSYWEGGLAQLGRRLEVFEAEVDGRRFECSFALMARVRNYGGDLWIARHANPLEDRLAVVLFEGRSSLRYLKYFAGVLLNRLKGMRGVEVLDAESVRIRPLEDPVIDLQVDGEHAGFAPAEAGLSRERIVLLVPARYAARMRARAGTQETGAAENLRRA